The genome window ATATTTCAGGATCTCTTCAGACTGAGAGTCGGTGAGGTTCAGCCCGTTGATGAGGTTTAAAAGGGTAATCTCTCTCCTGAGTTCCTCAATCTTATCCCTCTCTTTAGCGAATGAATAGGTTGTGTATGAGAAGGTTACGGCCAGTAAAAGAATTAATATCTTTTTCATAGAAATACCTCTTTATCTTTCAGGAATCGACGGCCTCTCTGGTGGCAGCGCTCTCTCGGGCCTGTCCTCTCTAAATCTTTCAGCCCTTCTCTGCTTTGCCTCTGCAATGATTTTTCTAATCTCCTTATGGAATTTTTGCTGGAAGATTATAAACCTTGCCTGCTGTTCAATCGTGAGGATCTTTTTAAGCTCCACCTTCTCTTCGTCGTTAATGCCCTGAAGGGCCTTACGATTCTGCTCAAGCCTATCGAGGATATTCTTCAGATTCCCTTCACGCTTCTCCTTCAGGGCCTCCCTCAATTGTTTCATGTCATCTCTCATGGCGTTTTTTATCTCAACCCTCTTTTTGTCGTACTTATTGAGTAGAGGGAAGAGCTGGGCTGAGGTCTTCTCATCGAGGTCGATGGCCTGAGTCAGCCGCCACATCTTCAATGTCGCGATCCTCCTCCTCACCTTCTCCATCTGTTCCTTAGACGGTGGCTTTTCAATGTCCTCCGGTGGTTCAGCCATACCATTTAGAGAAAAACCGAAGACCAAAAAGAGTAACAACAAAATCTTAAAGATATGCCTTCCCATATTAACCTCCTTTATTCTGTTGTTTTCCCAATACCTCATAGAGGCTCTCCATCTCCTTTGAGCTCAAAGAAGCAAATTCACTGTAGTAGGAATATTCCATGAAATTCTCCTGATCCAGATATAACCCATCATCTGTTAGCCGCTCTGTAATCAGGAGGATATCTTTTTCGGTTATGTCACTATAATCTAAAACGGATGCTGTAAGGGGGTCTTTGAGAAATGGGTCTAATTCCGGAATTTCCTTCTTCTTGGAGTATGCAAATATCAGGAAAACCAGAACTATAATGGTTACCGCAACTGGCAGTGGTTTAAATAATAACGACTTTATCGAAAGGGGCACCCCAAAAAGCCTTTCGGTACGAATCTTCGATTTGCCCTTCTGGGAATCCTTGTAAAGATTAGCCTCTTCTTTCTCAACAGCCCTTCTCACCCTCTGAGGGAGAGTCTTCCAGAAAAGGTCTCCTGGATCAGGCACATCAACTTTGACAAGCTCGGTGATAAGAAAAAACTCACCGCTGCACTCCTCACAACACTTTAAATGGGCTTCGATATCCTCCCTCACCTCTTCAGGGAGAGCGCCTTTAAGATATTCAGGGAACATCTCCTTTATCCTGTCATGACTTGATCTCATAACCCTTCTCCTTTACAAACCTCCCTTAATCTCTTCACTCCATTGTGGTAATGTGCCTTTACAGCCCCCTCGGAGCATCCCATGACCCTGGCTGTCTCACTACAGCTAAGGCCATCATATACCCTGAGAACTATTGCAAGTCTCTGCCTTTCTGGCAGTTCTTCTATGCCTTTTTTGATACGATTCCTCTTTTCCTTCTCTATAATTGCTGATAGGGCCCCTGTCTGTCCTGAATCAAGTTCAGGGTCCATAATTGACTCTTCAAGCTCTACCTCTTCATGTCTTTTTTGCGTGATGTGATTGAGGCCTGTGTTCATAGCTATCTGATATAGCCAGGTCTTGAATGAGGCCTCCCTCCTGAAACCATTGATGCCCTTTATAGCTTTCAGAAATGTCTTCTGAGTCAAATCCTTTGCCCCTTCCATATCGTTTGTCATCCTGTAAAGAAAGGCATAAATATGTCTCTGATATTTCATCACAAGCTCCTCTATGGCCTCAGCGTCTCCAGCGAGATATTTCTCAATAAGATTTATATCTTCTTCCATCTGTTTTTCTGCTTATTTAGACAGGTAAAAGAGAAAAAGGTTTAAAGATCTGAAATGTTTTTTATCTCAACGATTTTTTGTTTTGACTTCATGCCTGACAAAATTGTAATATGAGATTTTGGAACACCAAAATATTCGGAGAGTAATTTTATTAATGCCCTGTTTGCTTTATTTTCTATAGGTTGTTCTTTAACATAAGCTACATAGCCATTGGCAGTTCTCTCTATCTTTTCATGGCATGATCTTGGTTTCACTGTGATTGAAAGTTTCATAATTTACCCTGAACTTGGATATATTTTGAAGCTCCCCGCAGTCCCGAAGTATCGGGACGGGGAATCTTCGAAATGTACGGAATATTTCTTTTTCATATTCGCTCGCTAACCCCACCCCTTGGGGAGGGGTAGCGCTCGCTTTGCATTTTCATGGCTTCCAACTCCTTCCGTAAGATTAGTTGCATGGGGAGCAGAAAAGGTTTACATGCAGAATCTATATTATTGACAAAGTCTTCTCTCAGTAAATATAATTTCTAAAATTCCAAGAATTCAATCCAGAGGAGGATGTTTTAATGGCTGAAGAAATTACAAATGTGACGGCAGATACCTGGGATAAGGAGGTTACGCAGCAGAAGGGGCTTATAATGGTAGACTTCTGGGCTACATGGTGCGGTCCATGCAGGATGGTTGCCCCTGTTGTTGAGGAACTGGCAAAGGAATACGCCGGAAGGGCTAAGTTTGTAAAAGTTAATACTGATGAGAGTCCTGACCTTGCCGGGCGGTATAGAGTGATGGGGATACCAACCCTTATGTTTTTCAAAGACGGCAAGCAGGTGGATCAGATAGTTGGAGCTGTGCCCAAAGGGCAGCTTAAGACAAAACTCGATTCATTGCTCTCCTGATGCTTTTCGACGTAATAATCATTGGTGGAGGCCCTGCCGGCCTCACTGCAGGGCTTTACACATCAAGGGCAAAACTTAAAAGTCTCTTAATTGAAAAGGCAATGCCCGGAGGCCAGGTCATGACGACTGACTGGGTTGAAAACTATCCCGGTTTTGATGGGGGGATTTCAGGGTCTGACCTTTCCCTGAAAATGGAAAAGCAGGCAAAAAACTTTGGCCTTGAGACGGTTCATGGTGCAGTATCAGGCATAGCCTTACAAGGGAAAATAAAAAGGGCGACTTTAGATGACGGCACCTTATTTGAAGCAAAGGCCCTGATTATTGCAACTGGCGCTAACCCAAAGCCATTGAATATCGATGGAGAAGAGAAATACCGCGGAAAGGGGGTCTCATACTGTGCCACCTGTGATGGAGCTTTTTTCAAGGGTAAGAAGATTGCTGTGATAGGCGGCGGCGATGCAGCAGTTGAAGAGGCGATTTTCCTGACCAGGTTTGCCTCAGAGGTCTATATAGTACACAGGAGAGATAAACTCAGGGCTACAAAGATAATCCAGGAAAGGGCTATGGCAAATCAGAAGATTAAATTTATCTGGAACTCGGTAGTGGAGAAAATAGAAGGCGATGATACAGTTGACTCAATAAGCCTGAAGGATGTGAAAACAGGGCAGAAGACAAAACTTTATGTCCAGGGCGTTTTTATCTATGTTGGTTATAATCCGAACACAGAATTCTTAAAGGGACTTATAAACATGGACAGGGATGGATATATTATTACCGATGACAGGATGACAACTTCTGTCCCCGGAGTCTTTGCTGCAGGCGATGTGCGGGCTAAACTCTTAAAGCAGATAGCAACTGCTGTTGGAGATGGAGCGACCGCTGCAGTAGCCGCTGAAAAGTATATAGAGGAGAGTTTTTAGAGGGGAAATGAGAAAGAAAGGCATTATTTTTATTTTAATTGTGCTTGGCCTGTTTACTGGCTGTTCTATGGAGAAGGGCAAAGGTGTTGGAGATATTGCCCCTGATTTTACGCTGAAGTCCATAGATGGGCATGATATAAGCCTTTCTGAATACAGGGGGAAGGTTGTTCTCATAGACTTCTGGGCAACATGGTGTCCTCCATGTGAAGATTCTGTCCCGGCACTTAACAACATTTATAAAAAGCACAAGGATAATGGCTTTATCATTCTCGGGCTTTCTTTAGACAATAAACCCTCTGTTGTGAAGACATTCAAAGGCCGATATAAGATAGATTATCCATTGCTTATGGCTGGGAAGGCTACTGCAAAACTTTATGGAGTAAGTGGCATACCTTCGATGTTCATTTTAGACAGGGATGGAAAAATTGCTGATCGCATTGACGGCGTTTCGCGGTCATTGGAAACAGAATTAGAAGGGAAAATCAAGGAACTTTTATAGAAATGGAGTAATGGAGTGATGGAGTAAAATGTTTGGGGCTCTTTCAGAAAGATTAGAAGGGATATTTAAAAAACTCAGGGGCCGGGGCCTGCTCAAAGAAGAGGATGTTGTTTCAGCCCTCAAGGAAGTCAGGATGGCCTTGCTTGAGGCAGATGTCAACTTCAGGGTTGTCAAAGACTTTATTGAGAAGGTAAAGGCGAGGGCTGTCGGAAAAGAGGTATTGGATAGCCTGACTCCAGGACAGCAGGTTGTAAAAATAGTTTATGACGAGCTATGCAGCCTCATGGGAGGTAGCCATAGCAGGATTCACCTTGCTTCAGAGCCACCAACTGTTATTATGCTCGTTGGCCTTCATGGCTCTGGCAAAACCACAACTGCTGCAAAACTCGCAAAGGGTTTTAAAAAAGACGGAAGGATGCCAGTTCTTGTTGCTGCTGATACTGCAAGGCCTGCGGCTATAGAGCAGCTTGTTACCCTCGGTGCACAGATAGGTATCCCGGTTTACGCTTCAAAAAGCGGAGATAACCCTGTAAGGGTTTGTGCTGATGCCCTTCAAAAGGCCAGGTTAGAAGGAAGAGATGTGGTAATCCTCGATACAGCCGGACGATTACATATAGATGAACCTCTGATGAAAGAGCTTGATCAGATAAAAGAAAAGGTAATGCCAAAGGAATTACTTTTAGTAGCTGATGCAATGACAGGGCAGGATGCTGTGAATATTGCAAATGCCTTTAATGAAAGGCTTTCAATTGACGGTGTTATTCTTACGAAGATGGATGGTGATGCGAGGGGTGGCGCTGCCCTTTCCATTGTCTCAGTTACAGGTAAACCTATAAAGTTCCTGGGTGTTGGTGAAAAATTAGACCTCCTTGAACCCTTTCATCCTGACAGGATGGCCAGTAGAATCCTCGGCATGGGAGATGTCCTCAGCCTTATTGAAAAGGCCCAGGAGGCTATTGATATGGAAGAGGCCCTGAAACTGCAGAAGAAACTGAAAGAGGACAGTTTTACTTTTGATGACCTCAAGAATCAAATCAAACAGATGAAGAAAATGGGCTCACTTGAGAGCATACTCGGCATGATTCCAGGCATTGGCAAGCATATCAAAGGACTGAAAGTTGATGATAAGGAGTTTATTAAAATCGAGGCGATTATAAACTCTATGACCAGGCAGGAAAGGGAAAATTATGCTATAATTGACGGCAGCAGGAGGAGGCGAATTGCCTCTGGAAGCGGCACGTCGGTGCCTGATGTAAACAGGCTTCTTAAACAGTATCTTGAAATGAGGAAGATGCTAAAGATGTTTAAGGAAGGTAAGGGGTTCAGACTCCCACAATTCAGGATTTAATTAAGGATTCGCGATCGAGGTTCAGAGGAGGTGATTTTTTTGGTCAAGATAAGGTTGACAAGAATTGGAACAAATAAAAGGCCTTTTTACAGGGTAATTGCAGCTGATTCGAGGGCAAGGAGGGACGGCCCTTTTCTTGAGATTCTCGGCACCTATGACCCTCTGAAAGATCCTTCAGAGGTCAAGATTAATACAGAGAAGGCTAAAATCTGGCTTGAGCGTGGCGCACAACCGACTTCTATTGCCAGGAAACTCTTAAAAAGGGCGGGCCTGTAAAATAGCCCGAATTCTTATGGAGGTGGAGATGAAAGATCTGATTGAGATGATGGCTAAGGCTCTGGTAGATAAGCCAGAGGAAGTCTCTGTGAACGAAGTGGATGGAGAAAGGACTTCTGTTTATGAGCTGAGGGTTTCCTCAAGTGACCTTGGAAAGGTAATAGGCAAACAGGGCAAGACAGCAAGGGCCATGAGAACCATTATAGGTGCTGCTGGCACCAAAATTGGCAAGCGCTGCGTCCTTGAAATATTAGAATAGTATTTGGAGGACATTGTTGTAATCGGCAAAGTCCTCAAAGAATGGGGGACCTGTGGAGAGATAAAAGTCCTTCCCCTTTCTGATAACCCTGAAAGATTTAAGAAACTCGACAGGGTTTATATAGTTTCGCCAGATGGTAAGAGAGAACTAAGGGGAGTAACTGTGTTGAGACAGCAGAAAGGGTTGGTTCTCCTTAGTCTTGCTGGGTGCAATTCCCCTGAAAAGGCAGCAGCCCTGAGAGGATACTTTTTAGCAGTTCCTAAGAATGAATTACCACTGCTACCCGAGGGAAAGTATTACACTTTTCAGATAAAAGGTCTGAGGGTAGTTACTGATGAGGGCAGGCCCCTCGGCATTGTTGAGGACATATTGTCAACTGGAAGCAATGATGTCTTTGTAGTGAAGGGGGAAAAAGAATATCTCATTCCTTTTTTAAAGGATGTGGTGAAAAAAATAGATCTGGCAGAAAAGCTGATTATAATTCACCCTATGGCTGGTCTTTTAGAATGAAATGAAGTGTGATGTCCTGACCCTCTTTCCAGATATTATAGAGGCATATCTCGGAGAGAGCATTTTAAAGAGGGCAAGGCAGAAAGACATCCTTGATATCAGGATTCATAATATAAGGGATTTTGCCCAGGACAGGCATAAGACTGTAGATGACTACCCCTTCGGGGGTGGGGCTGGTATGGTGCTTAAACCCGAGCCTGTATTCAGGGCAGTGGATTTTATTAAGTCCAATGGGGAGCCGATACGGGTTGTCCTCCTCAGTCCGCAGGGAAGGCCTTTTGACCAGAGGATGGCTGAGGAATTCTCAAAAGAAAAGAGGAGGATTGTTTTTATATGCGGCCGCTATGAGGGGATTGACGAAAGGGTAAAGATTGCCCTTGTAGATGATGAAGTCTCAATAGGCGACTATGTAATTACTGGCGGTGAGCTGGCAGCCCTTGTTATAATTGATGCCTCTGTCAGGTTAATCCCTGGAGCGCTTGGAGACGAAAGGTCGGCAGAGGAAGAATCTTTTTCGTGGGGACTGCTGGATTATCCGCACTATACAAGGCCCAGAGAGTTTCATGGTCTTAAAGTGCCAGAGGTGCTTGTTTCAGGGAACCATAAAGAGATATGGCTCTGGAGGAGGAGAGAGGCATTGAAAAAGACAATGCGGATACGGCCTGACCTCTTTGAGAAGATTCAACTTACAGATGAGGATAAAAAACTGATTTCAGAGATAGAGGAGGAGTAATAAGATGAATGCTATAAAAACCCTGGAGGAGGGCTTCAAAAAGGAAATCCCTGCTTTCAGGATAGGGGACACTGTCAGGGTAGATCTGAAGGTTATCGAAGGTGATAAGGAGAGGCTACAGGCGTATGAAGGTGTTGTCATTGCCAGGAGCGGAAGCAATACCCGTGAGACATTCACTGTAAGGAAGGTATCTTACGGTATTGGTGTTGAGAGGATTTTCCCTCTCCATTCCCCAATGATAGAAAGGATTGAGGTTGTTAAGCAGGGAGATGTAAGGAGGGCAAAACTTTATTATCTGCGCGGCAAGAAGGGCAAGGCAGCGAGGATAAAAGAGAAAGAATATTATCAGCAGTAATCGGTTTTATTTATCATACCCTTGGGCCAAAAAAAAGGCATAAATTCAATATTCTCATACGATGAAGAAATACGCAAAAATTATCCCCTTATAGCCGGTCTTGATGAGGCAGGAAGAGGCCCGCTTGCCGGGCCTGTTGTTGCTGCTGCTGTAATACTTCCAGGGAAACTCGCCATTGATGGTCTCAGGGATTCAAAAAAAGTTTTAGAGGATGAGCGTGAGAGGCTTTTCTGGGATATTCTGTGCGGAAGCCTTGATATAGGTGTCGGCATTGTAGAGTCAGATATCATAGACGGTACAAATATCCTCAGGGCCACAAAGCTTGCTATGGAAATGGCAATAAAAGAGTTAAATAGAAAGCCAGATATACTTTTGATAGATGCTGTAAGGCTCCAGGATGTCTCCATCCCGCAGAAATCTATCATTAAGGGCGAGAGCGTGAGCGCCTCAATTGCAGCCGCATCAATAATTGCAAAGGTTGTCAGGGATAGCCTGATGAGGGCCTATCATGAGAAATACCCGCTTTACAATTTTATGGAGCACAAAGGATATTCAACGAGACAACACATTGAGTGCCTGCGTCTTCATGGCCCATGCCCCATACATCGAAAGAGCTTCAGAAAGGTGATGGATATGGGATTGCCTTTTAAGGAATAAAATTATTTCCTCAAAATATAGGTCTAATAGGTCATATAAGACCTGTACAGGTTTTATTACATTTTTTAGTCCTACTTTCCTATATCTCGCCAAATGGTATTGGGGCAAAGGTGAGGATGAAGACTGCAAGTGCCAGATAGCCGATAAGCCTTCTCTTTCTATCGAGTGGTATTTCGGGATGGACGACAGGTGGGTGTTCGAGGCCGAGAATAAACATCAAAAGAGCCCACATCAGCCAGCCCGGCCAGAATATAAGACCGAGAAGAAACAGCAGGGGTATCATACTGATAGAGACCCATCTGTGCCTTTCTCCAAAAAGGGCGTATGCAATATGACCGCCGTCAAGCTGGCCTATTGGAAAGAGATTCAGGGATGTGATAAGGAGGCCAACCCAGCCTGCAAAGGCAACTGGATGAAGGCTGACAGGAAAGGACCCAGGGCCGAGGATTAATTTGACCAGGAAATAAAAAATAAACGAAGGGCCAAGGACAAATTCTCCTTTGCTTAATTCTTCGCCTGCTGGTTCTGAGAAGTTCAGGCCCACAATTACAGCAATTATTGAAATAAGGAATCCTGACAGTGGGCCTGATGCGCCGATATCAATCAACGAGCGCCTGTCCATGACAGGAGGCTTCATTTTTATAATAGCTCCAAAGGTGCCGATAATATTTGGGGCAGGTATAAAATAGGGCAGGGTGGCAGGTATTGCGTGCCTTTTTGATGTGAAGTAATGGGCAAGCTCATGGGCAAGTAAAATAATCAGTAGAGATAAAGCGAATGGAATTCCAGATAATATCTTCTGTGGTTCTTTGATTACAGACAGGAGTGCCTTTAGTGGTTCTGCGAGTCCATTCGGCTCGTTCTGGACAGCGCCTGCAAGGAGGGTTGTGGCAATTGTGGCAATAAATAATAGGACATGTAGAGGCGTTAGTTTATTAGCGGTCAATTATTTCTCCAAAGTGTCGATAGGGAAGGCTGTCTCAGAATTTTTATAATCGACAGATTATTTATATCTTGTTTTATCCTTTTTAATTTCAAAGTTTTTACCAATTCCATAATGTTCTTTTTATTTAAGGTGTCGTATAAAAATTCTTCACCAGCCTTCCCTATCCTTTTTATTAGTTTTACTACATTTCCTTGGTTCTATCTCTATTTTGGGGTGATCTCTCCTATGAGGTCATAGGTCCGGGCTTCTTTAATTTTAACATCAACAATGTCTCCTTTTTTTAAATTATAATTCGACAAGCTCATTACTGAAAACTGGTCAGCGGTTACTGGTAACTCAATCAGGGTTACCCCATCTATCTCAGGTGCCTGTCCCTTATACCTGCCGATGAAGACATCTCCATTCACCCTCCCCCTCGCCCCCTCCCTCAAAGGGAGGGGGATGGGGGAGGGGAGGATTTCATCTATTAAGACCTTTTCAGTTTTCCCTATCATTGAAATATTTTTCCTGTAAGATATATCGGCCTGAAGGGCCATAAGCTCTTCTCTTCTTTCCTCTTTGATTTTCCCCGGGATATGGTTCTTCATTCTTGAGGCTGCTGTGCCCTCTTCCTTTGAATAGGCAAAGACCCCAAGCCTTTCAAATTCAGCCTCTTTTACGAATTTTAGGAGCTCTTTGAAATCATTTTCTGTTTCGCCAGGAAACCCAACTATCAGGGATGTCCGCAACACTATATCAGATACCCTTTTCCGTATCTTTTCAATAAGCTTTAGGTATTCTTTCCCGCTTCCTTTTCTTCCCATTTTTTTAAGTATCTCTGGACTACTGTGCTGAAGGGGAATGTCTAAATATTTACAGACTTTTTCCTCACGAGCCATTGTATTAATTAGCTCATCACTTATCTGTGATGGATAGGTATAGAGCAGTCTCAGCCACTGAAGCCCATTGATACTACAGAGGTTTTTTATAAGTTCTGGAAGGGCATTTTTGTCCCGAATATCGGGAAGGTCTATGCCGTAATTTGTTGTGTCCTGGGCAACGAGGATTAATTCTTTAACGCCATCGCTTATAAGGGAATGTGCTTCTTTTAAAAGTTCTTCGGAGGCTATGCTTTTGTAAGGCCCCCTGATTGATGGAATGACACAGTAAGTGCAGGCATTATTACAGCCCTCTGCAATCTTTAAGTATGCATAATGCTGATGGTCAAGCCTTGGTCTTGCTACTCTGGCGTTAAATGATTTTTTGTCTGCTCCGTCTGTTAGATATTCAATAATTTTTCTTTCTTCTCCGACGCCGAAGAAGGCGTTAACCTCTGAGAGTTCCTGCTTTAGTTCTTTCATATAACGTTCAGGAAGGCAGCCAAAGACCACAAGTTTTTTATTGAATTTCGATGCCTCAAAAATTGTCTCAATGGATTCTCTTTTTGCATCTTCAATAAAAGAACAGGTATTAACGAGAATTACATCGGCATCTTCAGGCTCAGAAGAGAGATAAATGTCGTTCTGCTGAAGCCCTGATAGGAGGTGTTCTCCGTCTACCTGATTTTTTGGGCAGCCGAGGTTTATTAAAAAAGCTTTTTTCATTTGTCGGAGTTCTCCGTAGGCCGATTCTTTGAATAATTTGTCACTGCCTTATGAATTATATAATAACTCGCTGCAGCAGATATAAGGCCGAGGACTGTTGTCCCTACAAAAAATGGCAGGATTAACGGGCTCAGTTTATCCAGAAGATATATAAAGGTCATCTGATTCCAGTCAATATCCGGGAGGATTTCTTCCATACCGGTTAATTTAGCCCCGAACCAAAGACTGAAGGTATAAATCGGAATGATGGTCAGGGGGTTTGTAATGTATACCCCAACAACTGCAGCAAATTTGTTAAGACGTAAGAGCCACGCGAGGGCAAAAGCTCCAATGGTGTGAAAACCAAAAAAAGGAGACATACCAATAAAGATGCCCATTGCAAAAGAGATCGCAATACGGTGAGGAGTGTCTTTTATGCGAATAATTTCTCTTAGTTTAGCTTTAAATCCCATTGCCTTAAAAATCAGCTCATCACGAATTGTTGTGGTAAATAATTAAATCCAAATTCCAAAATCCAAATGCCAAAGGAAGTTCAAAATCCAAATGTCAAATATTTGAAATTTGAACTTTGTCATTTGGACTTTTTAAAATGTTCATAGCCTTCAGGCCTGAATGGTGTCTCCTTGCCTGATGCATCCACCATGACTCTGCCTTTATTAGTTATTTCTCCAATCAGAGTCCCATTGACCTTTGACCCGGCAGGAGCTGTGAAAAGAAGCTCGTAATCCTCTCCGCCTTTCAGGGCAAGCTCTATCGGATTTATCTTCATCAGTTTTGAGGCTGATAAAAGCTCTTTGGAGATGGGTATTTTATTGAGATAAATCTTTGCTCCTACATTGCTCTCCTCACATATGTGGCAGAGGTCTATAAGAAGGCCATCGCTTATATCTATCATGGCTGTTATGCCTGTTGTTGTTTTCAGGAATCTTGGCTCAGGCATTAGATGTCTCTTTAAAAGGGGAAGAACATTATAAAGGGAAAGTTGTGAATGGTAAATCTTAAAATTTAAATTTTTCATTTTGCATTTTTCATTTTGCATTTTAACAGGTCTTTTCAGTCTTTTTAAGAGTATAAGCCCCATTGCAGAGTCTCCGAGGGTGCCGGTTACAAAGATGCTA of Nitrospirota bacterium contains these proteins:
- a CDS encoding zf-HC2 domain-containing protein, translated to MRSSHDRIKEMFPEYLKGALPEEVREDIEAHLKCCEECSGEFFLITELVKVDVPDPGDLFWKTLPQRVRRAVEKEEANLYKDSQKGKSKIRTERLFGVPLSIKSLLFKPLPVAVTIIVLVFLIFAYSKKKEIPELDPFLKDPLTASVLDYSDITEKDILLITERLTDDGLYLDQENFMEYSYYSEFASLSSKEMESLYEVLGKQQNKGG
- a CDS encoding sigma-70 family RNA polymerase sigma factor; protein product: MEEDINLIEKYLAGDAEAIEELVMKYQRHIYAFLYRMTNDMEGAKDLTQKTFLKAIKGINGFRREASFKTWLYQIAMNTGLNHITQKRHEEVELEESIMDPELDSGQTGALSAIIEKEKRNRIKKGIEELPERQRLAIVLRVYDGLSCSETARVMGCSEGAVKAHYHNGVKRLREVCKGEGL
- a CDS encoding DUF167 domain-containing protein, which encodes MKLSITVKPRSCHEKIERTANGYVAYVKEQPIENKANRALIKLLSEYFGVPKSHITILSGMKSKQKIVEIKNISDL
- the trxA gene encoding thioredoxin, with protein sequence MAEEITNVTADTWDKEVTQQKGLIMVDFWATWCGPCRMVAPVVEELAKEYAGRAKFVKVNTDESPDLAGRYRVMGIPTLMFFKDGKQVDQIVGAVPKGQLKTKLDSLLS
- the trxB gene encoding thioredoxin-disulfide reductase, whose protein sequence is MMLFDVIIIGGGPAGLTAGLYTSRAKLKSLLIEKAMPGGQVMTTDWVENYPGFDGGISGSDLSLKMEKQAKNFGLETVHGAVSGIALQGKIKRATLDDGTLFEAKALIIATGANPKPLNIDGEEKYRGKGVSYCATCDGAFFKGKKIAVIGGGDAAVEEAIFLTRFASEVYIVHRRDKLRATKIIQERAMANQKIKFIWNSVVEKIEGDDTVDSISLKDVKTGQKTKLYVQGVFIYVGYNPNTEFLKGLINMDRDGYIITDDRMTTSVPGVFAAGDVRAKLLKQIATAVGDGATAAVAAEKYIEESF
- a CDS encoding TlpA family protein disulfide reductase; this encodes MRKKGIIFILIVLGLFTGCSMEKGKGVGDIAPDFTLKSIDGHDISLSEYRGKVVLIDFWATWCPPCEDSVPALNNIYKKHKDNGFIILGLSLDNKPSVVKTFKGRYKIDYPLLMAGKATAKLYGVSGIPSMFILDRDGKIADRIDGVSRSLETELEGKIKELL
- the ffh gene encoding signal recognition particle protein, which encodes MFGALSERLEGIFKKLRGRGLLKEEDVVSALKEVRMALLEADVNFRVVKDFIEKVKARAVGKEVLDSLTPGQQVVKIVYDELCSLMGGSHSRIHLASEPPTVIMLVGLHGSGKTTTAAKLAKGFKKDGRMPVLVAADTARPAAIEQLVTLGAQIGIPVYASKSGDNPVRVCADALQKARLEGRDVVILDTAGRLHIDEPLMKELDQIKEKVMPKELLLVADAMTGQDAVNIANAFNERLSIDGVILTKMDGDARGGAALSIVSVTGKPIKFLGVGEKLDLLEPFHPDRMASRILGMGDVLSLIEKAQEAIDMEEALKLQKKLKEDSFTFDDLKNQIKQMKKMGSLESILGMIPGIGKHIKGLKVDDKEFIKIEAIINSMTRQERENYAIIDGSRRRRIASGSGTSVPDVNRLLKQYLEMRKMLKMFKEGKGFRLPQFRI
- the rpsP gene encoding 30S ribosomal protein S16: MVKIRLTRIGTNKRPFYRVIAADSRARRDGPFLEILGTYDPLKDPSEVKINTEKAKIWLERGAQPTSIARKLLKRAGL
- a CDS encoding KH domain-containing protein, producing MKDLIEMMAKALVDKPEEVSVNEVDGERTSVYELRVSSSDLGKVIGKQGKTARAMRTIIGAAGTKIGKRCVLEILE
- the rimM gene encoding 16S rRNA processing protein RimM; its protein translation is MEDIVVIGKVLKEWGTCGEIKVLPLSDNPERFKKLDRVYIVSPDGKRELRGVTVLRQQKGLVLLSLAGCNSPEKAAALRGYFLAVPKNELPLLPEGKYYTFQIKGLRVVTDEGRPLGIVEDILSTGSNDVFVVKGEKEYLIPFLKDVVKKIDLAEKLIIIHPMAGLLE
- the trmD gene encoding tRNA (guanosine(37)-N1)-methyltransferase TrmD; this encodes MKCDVLTLFPDIIEAYLGESILKRARQKDILDIRIHNIRDFAQDRHKTVDDYPFGGGAGMVLKPEPVFRAVDFIKSNGEPIRVVLLSPQGRPFDQRMAEEFSKEKRRIVFICGRYEGIDERVKIALVDDEVSIGDYVITGGELAALVIIDASVRLIPGALGDERSAEEESFSWGLLDYPHYTRPREFHGLKVPEVLVSGNHKEIWLWRRREALKKTMRIRPDLFEKIQLTDEDKKLISEIEEE
- the rplS gene encoding 50S ribosomal protein L19, translating into MNAIKTLEEGFKKEIPAFRIGDTVRVDLKVIEGDKERLQAYEGVVIARSGSNTRETFTVRKVSYGIGVERIFPLHSPMIERIEVVKQGDVRRAKLYYLRGKKGKAARIKEKEYYQQ
- a CDS encoding ribonuclease HII — its product is MIPLGQKKGINSIFSYDEEIRKNYPLIAGLDEAGRGPLAGPVVAAAVILPGKLAIDGLRDSKKVLEDERERLFWDILCGSLDIGVGIVESDIIDGTNILRATKLAMEMAIKELNRKPDILLIDAVRLQDVSIPQKSIIKGESVSASIAAASIIAKVVRDSLMRAYHEKYPLYNFMEHKGYSTRQHIECLRLHGPCPIHRKSFRKVMDMGLPFKE
- a CDS encoding site-2 protease family protein, producing MTANKLTPLHVLLFIATIATTLLAGAVQNEPNGLAEPLKALLSVIKEPQKILSGIPFALSLLIILLAHELAHYFTSKRHAIPATLPYFIPAPNIIGTFGAIIKMKPPVMDRRSLIDIGASGPLSGFLISIIAVIVGLNFSEPAGEELSKGEFVLGPSFIFYFLVKLILGPGSFPVSLHPVAFAGWVGLLITSLNLFPIGQLDGGHIAYALFGERHRWVSISMIPLLFLLGLIFWPGWLMWALLMFILGLEHPPVVHPEIPLDRKRRLIGYLALAVFILTFAPIPFGEI